A genomic region of Solanum dulcamara chromosome 2, daSolDulc1.2, whole genome shotgun sequence contains the following coding sequences:
- the LOC129880104 gene encoding probable WRKY transcription factor 57: MDDDKDKVDDSLPGGGGAAAEFAGAATESSWSLGGDDESDNVYFFGTSSTDRDSSILTEFGWNFQPPGDRDRGGGFDRIDEDLAGNSTTTTTTASASASASVTEPKSAGKITDEPVSSSCSDDPPEKSTASGGSSASRPPSDTASKVKKKGQKRIRQPRFAFMTKSEVDHLEDGYRWRKYGQKAVKNSPFPRSYYRCTNTKCTVKKRVERSSEDSTIVITTYEGQHCHHTVGFPRGGLMNHEAFTSQLTPLPSQFYHPPGVQYSHELVVSMSPAAPESRTMTGETGPEARRLPDTSQPDGTQQPTDEGLLGDIVPPGMRSR; this comes from the exons atgGATGATGATAAGGATAAGGTTGATGATTCATTACCTGGTGGTGGTGGTGCTGCAGCTGAGTTCGCTGGCGCAGCTACTGAATCGAGCTGGTCACTCGGTGGTGATGATGAATCGGACAATGTTTATTTCTTCGGTACTAGTAGTACTGATAGAGATAGCAGTATATTGACTGAATTCGGTTGGAATTTTCAGCCGCCCGGAGATAGGGATCGAGGTGGTGGATTTGATCGGATCGATGAGGATTTGGCGGGAAAcagtactactactactactactgcatCTGCATCTGCTTCTGCTTCTGTTACTGAACCGAAGTCGGCGGGGAAAATCACCGATGAACCTGTTTCATCTAGCTGTTCTGATGATCCGCCGGAGAAATCAACCGCTTCCGGTGGCTCCTCCGCTTCCCGACCGCCGTCCGATACAGC AAGCAAGGTTAAAAAGAAGGGTCAGAAACGAATCAGGCAGCCCCGCTTTGCATTTATGACCAAAAGTGAAGTTGATCATCTTGAAGATGGCTATAGATGGAGGAAGTATGGCCAAAAAGCTGTTAAAAATAGTCCATTTCCAAG GAGTTACTATCGTTGTACAAATACAAAGTGCACAGTAAAGAAAAGAGTAGAGCGATCTTCTGAAGATTCGACAATTGTAATCACAACATATGAAGGACAACACTGTCACCATACAGTTGGTTTTCCTAGAGGTGGACTTATGAATCACGAAGCATTTACATCTCAATTAACACCTTTACCCTCACAATTTTACCATCCACCCGGTGTTCAATACTCTCATGAATTAGTAGTTTCTATGAGTCCTGCTGCTCCAGAATCGCGTACAATGACAGGTGAAACCGGACCCGAAGCTCGTAGATTGCCAGATACAAGTCAACCAGATGGTACACAACAGCCAACTGATGAAGGATTGCTTGGAGATATTGTACCTCCTGGGATGCGAAGCAGATGA